TTGATATTGAATACCTTAGCGAACAAAACCTCAAGATTTCCATAGGAACATGCGCATTGGTCGCGATTAGTCGGAAAGCAGTAGCTTCGTACGCATTATACATCGATGGACGAAATATCTCTTATTCGAGGACGCACGGTTCTCAGGGTTAATCATCGACGGtggcttacgaaaaaaaaaagccgctgaCAGCCATTTCTCATCTGTTCAAGTTTCTTGTAGGAAAAACCTGGGGTACTTAAGTACATGGGAcgatgcagctgtacaggacaCACGTTCTCGGGTATCTAAGGTACAGCTTGCCAGTGCTGACCAATACCTCCGAAAGTAAAACCCGCACAATCGAAATTATTCAATCCCAGGCGCTTAGGCTCTGTCTAGGGTTACCACGATGTATATAAACAGCTGAAACCATTGGTATTGCGCGTGACTGCCCAGCCACGATTCACATTGTTAGGGTAGCGCTCAGTTAGGCGTCTTGCTCGCTCACCTTTCCACTATCTCGCCTCACTAACAGAAGGCGACAACGCGCCTCTGTTTGTCAGACTATACTGCTTTCTCATCTATACCTTTCATCCAATTACACAGCTGCTGCGAGAGCTCTATTTTCTCCTTGGTGCTTGGTTCAGTCACAAGTTCGTCTGTCGGTATCAGGCACTCGAACGAATGCACAACACTCATCAACAGCTCGCAAGCAACTTTCGCTGCTATTGTTGATCGTACCATCATAGCTATCTGTACACTGATGGCTCAATCACTGTGGGTGGGTCTGCAGGATCAGCGATTTTTTCCTTTAAAGTCACCAACCTAAAGTTGAAGGCATTGAACCAGGCGACATCGACAGTCACGGAGCTTACTGCTCTTCATAATGCCCTTCGCATAATTTGGTAGGAACCGCCTCAAAGATGGAATATTTTCAGTGGCGCCAAGGCAGCTCTACATTTCTTGTTTTCCACCTTATGCCGTGGACCTTAAGAACAACTAGTTTTAGAAATCTGAGAGCTCTTTCATCGCCTCTTTGAGCAAGGACCCGACGTCCAATATCGCTGGCTTAGTCACTGTGGTGTAATGTGCCGCGAacatgccgatgaagctgctcgatcTGCCCATGAAGACGGCGTGCACGAACCAGCCCTGCTGCCTagaacagatgcagcagcgaagcttcgAGTGCCTGCAAATGATGCCGCGCAATCATTGTTGAACGCACCTAGCTTCTGGCACACACGTCTAcatcgactgaacctctgccttCGACTTTGTCCTCGAAATGGACTATCCCGGCCCGAGACAACAGTATTTTGGTGACTGTGGTTTGCCCTCGCTTTTACCAGATCATTTGCTTTCCGCATCAAAAGGGAAGACAGATATGCGTGTGACTACTGCAGCAGAAAGGGAGCTATTGAATATGTTCTTTGCCGTTGtccccgatacagcgcacacaggcagtcactcgggACCGCGCTGGCCCGTCTTGAAGACTGGCCGCTTTCGGATCAGACAGTCCTGGAAAGCCGGTCTATACAGTCGTCCcatcaaaaattggaggacgcttaagcttcgccttcaagagtggaacgggatagcgttcccatcgacccgccaaggggtgtaagacaatgcgctacggcgcagggatcacttacgaggcgccccgcatcggtctttgcggccacctatcacacggagagcgtcgagcaacgcagcgttcggcgcggcaacgaaacgtgcgcctgagcaaacggtacgaaccaaagaactcggtgtctcggagggggaaacgatctacgccagccaaacgtcgtgatcggcacgggcagagagaaagatagatagtaatctaaagaaaggaacggcgcttgattctgcaacccgcgtgggagcacggcgaagcgtggtcaggggagagggagtcggggcaacgacgcgcctggcaccggtacGCGcacagcgcgccacctgtcggggcagcgccgtacattgagaggagggggtcttctgagtttgccgcaagatggctctgcgtgcgcggtaagcgcagaagaaatgtagcggaaacttacttcgctactcgtgtaaatgcgacttctgtaagttacatgctcataattaccgatatacaccgcagtataactttctacggcacgtttttaaggcaacaccgcgttcactagaagcgcgtttgtaccgctttcaagcatcgaactcgtggctgagtagacgacttccggccaccgagcgtgacggacgtgtgCTTCATGGGCTCCCAAGGAGCGGCTTTAGCGGCCCAGCCGGGTCGCGGTATCAGGAGCACTGAAATGCCTGCCCAGGATTATGAAATGGTTGTTCCGCATCTGCCATCAGGTTCGAGTGTTTTGAACACAGTATTTTTGCATGGTGATGTCACCGCCAGGCCATATCGCGTCGAGCATTTTCGCGACACCCTAGCGCGTCTGTCATTGCTGCCGGATGTGGTTGCCCTTGGGGCATATCAGATGAACCACCTGTGGGCCGTTACTTTCAACAGCGAAGGAGCGAAGGCAAAGATTCTGCAGGCCGAAGCTTTCAATGTGAAAGACCACCGCTGCGTGGTTATTGACCCGACCAACCGAGGTGTCAGGCTGAAGCTGTTTTGGCTGCTCCACGGTGTGCAAGACGACGACGTGCGAGTGGCATTAGCAGCGTTCGGAAAAGTGACTGAAATAACCCGCGATAAATGGAGGGTTAAAGGCTGCGTTGACAAGGCTTCAACAACACGGTCGGTTACACTGAAACTGAAGGTGGGTGTTACCATCGAGGACTTGCCCCATCAGTTGCGTGTTGGTGAGGACGTTGCTCTCGTCCATGTTCCTGGCAGGGCTCCGCTCTGCCTTCGGTGCCGTGGAAAAGGACATATACGC
This Dermacentor albipictus isolate Rhodes 1998 colony chromosome 1, USDA_Dalb.pri_finalv2, whole genome shotgun sequence DNA region includes the following protein-coding sequences:
- the LOC135911574 gene encoding uncharacterized protein, whose product is MGSQGAALAAQPGRGIRSTEMPAQDYEMVVPHLPSGSSVLNTVFLHGDVTARPYRVEHFRDTLARLSLLPDVVALGAYQMNHLWAVTFNSEGAKAKILQAEAFNVKDHRCVVIDPTNRGVRLKLFWLLHGVQDDDVRVALAAFGKVTEITRDKWRVKGCVDKASTTRSVTLKLKVGVTIEDLPHQLRVGEDVALVHVPGRAPLCLRCRGKGHIRRECRVPRCGLCRRFGHDESQCVRSYANVTGQARNDEMAEHIMDEADAVEATHGSEGDDAIKESTFKETAPAPLADTSQVGKDQTQPAVASKPAFLPEKADSVTAGDNQEDADTEMPAASSVAVKRAHEDSDIQEPRLVGERGEEPPPKAPSTRRGPFKPKPKLPPERSTASALPPP